The following coding sequences lie in one Glycine soja cultivar W05 chromosome 16, ASM419377v2, whole genome shotgun sequence genomic window:
- the LOC114391221 gene encoding cytochrome b5-like: MGSKTKTFTFEEVAKHNHRKDCWIIVKGKVYDVTPFLDDHPGGDEVLVTATEKDATTDFEDIGHSDSATQMMEKYFVGEVDTNTLPAQVTSNNSVRQPTQAPPAYNNQSSGFVVKMLQYIVPLLILAFAFGLQYYGKKNKSTESEN, translated from the exons ATGGGTTCAAAAACCAAGACTTTTACCTTTGAAGAGGTGGCTAAACACAATCACAGGAAGGATTGTTGGATTATAGTCAAAGGGAAG GTGTATGATGTCACCCCATTTTTGGATGATCATCCAGGAGgtgatgaagttttagtgaCTGCAACAG AGAAGGATGCCACCACTGATTTTGAAGATATTGGCCACAGTGATTCAGCAACACAGATGATGGAAAAATACTTTGTTGGGGAGGTTGACACCAACACTCTTCCAGCACAAGTTACCAGCAACAACAGTGTACGCCAACCAACACAAGCACCACCTGCCTATAACAATCAATCTTCAGGATTTGTTGTGAAGATGTTGCAGTACATAGTGCCATTGCTGATATTGGCCTTTGCATTTGGCCTGCAGTACTATGGCAAAAAAAACAAGTCCACTGAGTCAGAAAATTGA
- the LOC114390971 gene encoding cytochrome P450 78A3-like codes for MSTHIESLWVLALASKCIQENIAWSLLIIMVTLWLTMTFFYWSHPGGPAWGKYYYFNYWKKTTSTNTNINLKMIIPGPRGYPFIGSMSLMTSLAHHRIAAAGEACNATRLMAFSMGDTRAIVTCNPDVAKEILNSSTFADRPIKESAYSLMFNRAIGFAPYGVYWRTLRRIAATHLFCPKQIKASELQRAEIAAQMTNSFRNHRCSGGFGIRSVLKRASLNNMMWSVFGQKYNLDEINTAMDELSMLVEQGYDLLGTLNWGDHIPFLKDFDLQKIRFTCSKLVPQVNRFVGSIIADHQADTTQTNRDFVHVLLSLQGPDKLSHSDMIAVLWEMIFRGTDTVAVLIEWILARMVLHPEVQRKVQEELDAVVRGGALTEEVVAATAYLAAVVKEVLRLHPPGPLLSWARLAITDTTIDGYHVPAGTTAMVNMWAIARDPEVWLDPLEFKPERFMGLENEFSVFGSDLRLAPFGSGRRTCPGKTLGLSTVTFWVAWLLHEFEWLPSDEAKVDLTEVLRLSCEMANPLIVKVRPRHGLST; via the exons ATGTCAACCCACATTGAAAGCCTGTGGGTGTTGGCCTTAGCCTCAAAATGCATTCAAGAGAACATTGCATGGTCACTCTTGATCATCATGGTCACTCTCTGGCTCACCATGACCTTCTTCTACTGGTCTCACCCTGGTGGTCCTGCTTGGGGCAAATACTACTACTTTAATTACTGGAAAAAAACCACCTCAACCAACACAAACATCAACCTTAAAATGATTATCCCTGGTCCTAGAGGCTACCCTTTCATTGGGAGTATGAGTCTCATGACATCCCTCGCACACCACCGTATTGCTGCGGCGGGGGAAGCATGCAACGCCACCAGGCTCATGGCTTTTTCCATGGGTGACACACGCGCCATAGTAACGTGCAACCCCGATGTCGCTAAAGAGATTCTCAATAGTTCCACTTTTGCTGATCGTCCCATAAAGGAATCAGCTTACAGCCTCATGTTCAACCGCGCCATCGGCTTCGCCCCTTACGGCGTCTACTGGCGTACCCTCCGCCGCATCGCCGCCACGCACCTCTTCTGCCCCAAACAAATCAAAGCCTCCGAGCTCCAGCGCGCTGAAATCGCCGCCCAAATGACAAACTCATTCCGAAATCACCGTTGCAGCGGCGGTTTCGGAATCCGCAGCGTGCTCAAGAGAGCGTCACTGAACAACATGATGTGGTCGGTGTTTGGACAAAAGTACAACCTTGACGAGATAAACACCGCAATGGACGAGCTATCCATGTTGGTGGAACAAGGCTATGACTTGTTGGGCACCCTTAATTGGGGAGACCATATCCCTTTCCTGAAAGACTTTGACCTACAGAAAATCCGGTTCACCTGCTCCAAATTAGTCCCTCAAGTGAACCGGTTCGTTGGTTCAATCATCGCCGACCACCAGGCCGACACAACCCAAACCAACCGCGATTTCGTTCATGTTTTGCTCTCTCTCCAAGGTCCCGATAAATTGTCTCACTCCGACATGATTGCTGTCCTCTGG GAAATGATATTTAGGGGGACCGACACGGTGGCGGTTTTGATTGAGTGGATACTGGCGAGGATGGTGCTTCATCCGGAGGTGCAAAGGAAGGTACAAGAGGAGTTGGACGCGGTGGTTAGGGGTGGCGCTTTGACGGAGGAGGTCGTGGCGGCGACGGCGTATCTTGCGGCGGTGGTGAAAGAGGTTCTGAGGCTGCACCCGCCGGGCCCGCTTCTCTCGTGGGCCCGCTTGGCCATCACTGATACGACCATTGATGGGTATCACGTGCCTGCGGGGACCACCGCTATGGTTAATATGTGGGCCATAGCAAGGGACCCGGAGGTGTGGCTGGACCCACTTGAGTTCAAGCCCGAGAGGTTCATGGGTCTGGAAAACGAGTTTTCTGTTTTCGGGTCGGATCTGAGACTCGCTCCATTCGGTTCGGGTCGGAGAACATGCCCCGGGAAGACTTTGGGTTTGAGCACCGTAACCTTCTGGGTGGCTTGGCTTTTGCATGAGTTTGAATGGCTACCGTCTGATGAAGCCAAGGTTGATCTAACGGAGGTGCTGAGGCTCTCGTGTGAAATGGCTAACCCACTCATTGTTAAAGTTCGCCCTAGGCATGGATTAAGCacttaa